One genomic segment of Pseudomonas fortuita includes these proteins:
- a CDS encoding biliverdin-producing heme oxygenase, producing the protein MTERPALRSQRLNQITHAPHAELDALVKSHAPFDSRESFARFVVAQYLFQSELQALYNDPQLIAIVPDLAERCRAEQARLDLADLDTEVPAAVPGALVNPSLGEAMGWIFVSEGSKLGAAFLIKRAVALELSDSFGARHLGEPAGGRAEGWKQFTRILDSLELSAEEEAAAERGAVAAFERFTELLKHAYAADTALV; encoded by the coding sequence ATGACCGAACGCCCAGCCCTGCGCTCCCAGCGCCTGAACCAGATCACCCACGCCCCGCACGCAGAGCTGGATGCCCTGGTCAAATCCCACGCGCCTTTCGACAGCCGCGAAAGCTTCGCCCGCTTCGTCGTTGCCCAGTACCTGTTCCAGTCCGAGCTGCAAGCCCTGTACAACGATCCGCAGCTGATCGCCATCGTTCCCGATCTGGCCGAGCGCTGCCGTGCCGAGCAGGCACGCCTGGACCTCGCAGACCTGGACACCGAAGTGCCAGCCGCCGTGCCGGGCGCCCTGGTCAACCCGAGCCTGGGCGAGGCAATGGGCTGGATCTTCGTCTCTGAAGGCTCCAAACTGGGCGCTGCGTTTCTGATCAAGCGTGCCGTGGCCCTGGAACTGTCTGACAGCTTTGGTGCCCGCCACCTGGGTGAGCCGGCCGGTGGCCGTGCCGAGGGCTGGAAACAGTTCACTCGCATCCTCGATAGCCTTGAGCTGTCGGCTGAGGAGGAAGCCGCTGCCGAGCGCGGTGCAGTGGCCGCCTTCGAGCGGTTCACCGAGCTGCTCAAACATGCCTATGCTGCGGATACCGCGCTGGTCTGA
- the arcD gene encoding arginine-ornithine antiporter — protein sequence MSEPGQKLRLGALIALVVGSMIGGGIFSLPQNMAARADVGAVLIGWCITAVGMLALAFVFQTLANRKPELDSGVYAYAKAGFGDYMGFSSAWGYWISAWLGNVGYFVLLFSTLGFYFPVFGEGNTPIAIGCASLLLWSVHFLVLRGIKEAAFINQVTTVAKVVPLLMFVVIAAFAFRADIFTRDIWGMSNPQFGGVLEQVRNMMLVTVFVFIGIEGASVYSGRAARRSDVGKATVIGFLGVLALLVLVNVLSLGVMTQPELAGLQNPSLASVLEHIVGPWGALLISLGLAVSLLGALLSWALLCAEILFATARDKTMPRFLAKENANHVPANALWLTNCMIQGFLLITLFSAGTYTSLIYLASSMILVPYLWSAAYALLLAVRAETYTGQPGLRRKDLLVALVALLYAVWLLYAGGLKYLLLSALLYAPGVILFARAKHEQGQALFTTWEKLIFAAVLAGAGLAAYALYSGLLSL from the coding sequence ATGAGCGAACCGGGACAGAAGCTGCGCCTGGGCGCGCTGATCGCGCTGGTGGTCGGCTCGATGATCGGTGGCGGGATCTTCTCGCTGCCGCAGAATATGGCAGCGCGTGCCGATGTCGGGGCGGTGCTGATCGGCTGGTGCATCACCGCCGTTGGCATGCTGGCCCTGGCGTTTGTGTTCCAGACCCTGGCCAACCGCAAGCCGGAACTGGACTCCGGGGTGTATGCCTATGCCAAGGCGGGTTTCGGCGACTACATGGGCTTCTCTTCGGCCTGGGGCTACTGGATCAGCGCCTGGCTGGGCAATGTCGGCTATTTCGTACTGCTGTTCAGCACCCTGGGCTTCTACTTTCCGGTATTCGGTGAAGGCAATACGCCGATCGCCATCGGCTGTGCCTCGCTGCTGCTGTGGTCGGTGCATTTTCTGGTGCTGCGCGGCATCAAGGAGGCCGCGTTCATCAACCAGGTGACCACCGTGGCCAAGGTGGTGCCGCTGCTGATGTTCGTGGTGATTGCGGCGTTCGCCTTTCGTGCCGATATCTTCACCCGTGACATCTGGGGCATGAGCAACCCGCAGTTCGGCGGCGTGCTGGAGCAGGTGCGCAACATGATGCTGGTGACGGTATTCGTGTTCATCGGCATCGAAGGCGCCAGTGTGTACTCCGGCCGCGCCGCGCGCCGCTCGGATGTGGGCAAGGCCACCGTCATCGGGTTTCTCGGTGTGCTGGCGCTGCTGGTGCTGGTCAACGTGCTGTCGCTGGGGGTGATGACCCAGCCGGAACTGGCCGGGTTGCAGAACCCGTCGCTGGCCTCGGTGCTGGAGCACATCGTCGGCCCTTGGGGTGCCTTGCTGATCAGCCTCGGGCTGGCGGTTTCGCTGCTGGGTGCGTTGCTGTCGTGGGCGCTGCTGTGTGCCGAGATCCTGTTCGCCACGGCACGGGACAAGACCATGCCGCGCTTTCTGGCCAAGGAAAACGCCAACCATGTGCCCGCTAACGCCCTGTGGCTGACCAACTGCATGATCCAGGGCTTCCTGCTGATTACGCTGTTCTCTGCCGGTACCTACACCAGCCTGATCTACCTGGCCTCGTCGATGATCCTGGTACCCTACCTGTGGTCGGCGGCGTATGCCTTGCTGCTGGCGGTACGGGCAGAAACCTATACCGGGCAGCCGGGGTTGCGGCGCAAGGACTTGCTGGTAGCGCTGGTTGCCTTGCTGTATGCCGTGTGGCTGTTGTATGCCGGCGGGCTCAAGTACCTGCTGCTGTCGGCGCTGCTGTATGCCCCCGGCGTGATCCTGTTTGCCAGGGCCAAGCATGAGCAGGGCCAGGCCTTGTTCACCACTTGGGAAAAGCTGATTTTCGCCGCAGTGCTGGCGGGCGCAGGGCTTGCGGCCTATGCCCTGTATTCAGGGTTGCTGAGCTTGTGA
- a CDS encoding YbaN family protein, which translates to MTRPARSKIARLLYGILAYVSLGVGLVAIVIPGLPTTEFILLAAWAATRSSPRLSAWLENHRLFGPILYNWRNGKVIQRRAKVSATISMLLCAGLMLTFLQHHWPVFLAIGGMTLGNLWIWSRPEHACPAPSQAQQP; encoded by the coding sequence ATGACCCGACCTGCCCGCTCGAAGATCGCCCGCCTGTTGTACGGAATCCTGGCCTACGTGAGCCTGGGGGTGGGCTTGGTCGCGATCGTCATTCCCGGCTTGCCGACCACCGAATTCATCCTGCTGGCCGCCTGGGCGGCGACCCGCAGTTCGCCGCGCCTTTCTGCCTGGCTGGAGAACCACCGGCTGTTCGGGCCAATCCTTTACAACTGGCGCAATGGCAAGGTGATCCAGCGCCGTGCCAAGGTCAGCGCCACCATCAGCATGCTGCTGTGTGCGGGGCTGATGCTGACGTTTCTGCAACACCACTGGCCGGTGTTTCTGGCAATCGGCGGCATGACCCTGGGCAACCTGTGGATCTGGTCACGCCCGGAGCACGCCTGCCCCGCCCCGTCACAAGCTCAGCAACCCTGA